From the Candidatus Binataceae bacterium genome, the window AGTTGGAAGAGGCGGCGGACGTCTTTCGAACGGCGGCAGCGGAAAATCCCACGGCACAACCACTTGGTACCGCAGGTCGGTAGCGCAAGACGGCGGATGGTCGAAAGCTTTCGTCAGACGAATGGACACTAAAGGCCGCGCTAAAGCCCGCCTTGAATCGGCGCAGGCCTTTATGTCAGCGTAAATCGAGAGATGTGAGGGCAAACCGAGCTGAGAGAAAACTGTGGGCGACTTCGCGCAGGGGACTGTAGAGGTGCGGGAATCGATAGCTGACCCGCGCAGGGACCCGCGTTCAGCGCTGGCTGCGCTCGTCCTGCAGTGGCCCGACGCCGGCGCGCGGATCCTCATCGTGGCGGTCGCCCTCATCCTCGCGTGGCACACGTGGGGCCGGTGGGGTGATATTCAGATGGATTGCGGCCGCGAGCTATATGTACCGAGCGAAATCCTGCGCGGCAAGCTGCTCTACCGTGAAATCTCTTACTACTACGGCCCGCTTGAGCCGTACCTGGCGGCTGGGTTGCTGAGGACGTTCGGCAGGCATCTCTACGTTTTCTATTTGTTTGGCTTGACACTCGCGATCGGCTCGGCTCTTACGCTGGGCGAGATCGGTGCGACTCTGGAGAGTCGTACCGTCGGCATGATTGCCGGTCTGGCGCTGATTCTTCAGGGATTCAGGCCGACCATGTTCAATTACATCTTTCCGTACTCCTATGCGGCAATGCTCGGATTCTTTCTGAGCCTGCTGTGCGCATGGCTCCTCGTGCAACACGTACTCAGCCAAAGATGGAGCGCTCTTTTGCTTGCCGGCATGGCTGCTGGGCTGGCTATGCTCTCCAAGCAAGAATACGGAGCCGCCTCCTATGTGATGCTCGGCTTTGTGGTCCTCGCAGAGGGCCTGCGTCAGCGTTCGGTAAGAAGACTGATGTGGGGAGTTGTCGCGTGTCTTCCGGGCGTGCTTGTCTGTGGCGTCATATATGGATGGTTCTTCTGGCACCTGGGATTCCACTTCATTCTCTTTGACAACTGGCAGTTCGTACCGGGCTCCTACTTCATGTCAACGTACGGAAGTAAGATGCATGTCATGCTGGGCGGCACACAATTGAATCTGCTGACCCTGCCCGGTCTTGCGGTCGACGCCCTTGCCGCCCTGTTCATCTGGACGGCGGTGGGACGCCTACGAGTGTTGATCAGCTGGCGGTGGTTTGCGGGGACATTGGTCTTGATGTGTCTCTCGGTAGTAGCGCTACGCTGGGCCGCTCCGGTTGCAATGTACTCTCTTTTGGTAGTAATGATATTTCCCGTCGGCATGGCGGCGATCGGCGCGGGCTACTGCGCGGCCGCGCTGCATCGATTGTATTCCAAGGGCCGGCAAGAGTGTCTCTCACTTGCGGAGCTCGCGTTCGGCTTGTTCGCGCTGGCCTCCGCCGTACGGGTGTTCGCGCAGGTCTTTCCCTATGGTTATGGCATTTTCTACAACGGGCCCCTGCTGCTCATTTTTTTGATTAGCATAAGGCGCTGCGTGAGCAGGGCTAACCAGGGACTGTTGCCGGGCTCGGCGGCGAGAGCGGCCGAGGCGGCGTTATTAGCCGAGGCGCTGCTCCTCGCCACCGCGCTCTTTCCGACGTCTGCCAATCGCACAGTGAGTTTCGAGACCGGATGGGGGGCGATATATCTGCAGCCGGCGCAGGCCAAGGTTGCCGCGCAGATTCTGCAATTCGTGAAGGATCAGAAGCGCCAAGGTCGACGAGTGGTGCTCCTGCCGGAGCTGCCCTTTATTTACGCAGTCACGGGAACCGAAGCTCCGGGAAGGTGGTATAGTTTGATGCCCGGAGTCGTGGCACTTTCCGATGAGAGTGAGTACATTCGCGAGCTCGCACGGTCAAACGCCGAATATATTATGCTCACGAATCGCTACACTCGAGAGTTTGGCGCGGATTACTTCGGAATCGATTACGACCGCAGGATCTATCGGTGGATTACGGCGAACTATCGGGTCGCAGGGCAGTTCGGAGAGTTCGAGCGCAACGGAAACGGCTTTCTGGCGGCGCTGATTTACCAAAGGCGCCCCGGGGCAGCGGGGCGCGCGAGCGATTAGGGCGGCTTGCGCAAGCTTCCGAGGAAGGCCATGACGCACAGGAACCGGATTGTGGCCGATCGTCTACTCGGGGTGCCCGCGGCGTTCATGTTCAACGGCCTGGCGCGGGCGTTGGGCGCGCTGATGCGTCGCGACCACTCGATGACCGCGAACAACGTTCGGCGGGTTATTGTAGCCAAGCTGCTCGGCATGGGGAGCATCCTGCAGGCGACGCCGCTGCTGAGGGCGCTCAAAAGACGTTATCCGAATGCGCGGCTGACATTTGTCACAATGCGATCGAACCAGGAGTTGGTGAAACGTCTGGAGTGGGTGGACGAAGTGGTGACGCTCGACGACCGAAACGTCCTGGCGATGGCAATTACGACATTGAGGGCGGTTGCAAGGCTGATTCGGCTGCGCGCGGACCTGTACTTCGATCTCGAGGTGTACTCGGCCTTCGCATCGCTACTGGCGCTGTGGGCGGCGACGCGCAACCGCATCGGGTTCTATCGACACAGCACGGCCTTCAAGAACGGGATTTATACGCACCTGGTGTTTTTCAACACTCGGATGCCAGTGCGCCGCCTGTATTTGCAGCTCGGGAGGGTGGCCGGCTTGCCGGCGGGCGAGCCGGATACGATTGGCCCGATTCGAGTCGATGAGGCGGACCGCGCAGGTGCGCAGCGCGTCCTGTCGCAGTTGCCGCACTGGCAGATGGGTCGGCCGTATATAGTGATAAACCCCAACGCCTCAGATTTGTTGCTGGAGCGGCGCTGGCCGGGGGATTACGTGGTGGAAACCATCAGGCGGCTGGTTGCTTCAGACCAGCGGGTGGTCTTGATCGGCGCGCGCGACGAGCAGCCCTACGTGCAGGGTCTGGTTGAGCGGCTGCCCGCCGAGACACGGCTGGGCGTGGCCAACACGGCCGGCAAGCTTACGCTGGGAGAACTGCTGGCGCTGCTCGATGGGGCGGCATGCGTGCTTACCAACGACAGTGGCCCGATGCATATGGCGTTCGCGTTGGGCAGACCGACTGTGTGCTTGTTCGGCCCGGCTGACCCCGATCATTACGGCCAGAAGCTGCCGAATGTTGAAACGCTTTACATGCCGGTATTTTGCAGTCCCTGCTTGTACGAGGCGGACCAGCCGCCGTGCCGTGGGGAAAACGTGTGCATGCAGCGCATCCGGCCAGAGTTGGTGATTCACGTCGTTACACGCTTGACCAGCAACGGCATCTGCGAAGCTAGAACGCTCGCGCACGAGCATTCCCCCGATATCCCGGTGGTGAGTGAAACTCCGAGCGGGAATCCTTTAGGGGTCGTAGTACGGGCTTCACTGCGATCTGCCGATGTCTCGGGGTAGTCGCCGCGACCGGGCACGGGCGGTTTCATGCGGGGTAGGGGGCTCGTCGGTCTACTCTGTGGTCGCAAGCCGGTTACTGGCCTCTCGAATCAGCGCGGCGAGAGTCAGGGGCTGACACTTGTTCCGTGGCTTTCCAGCTCGTCGAATGCTCCAGCGCGCCTTGCGCTTGTCGGCCTTGCTCTAGTACTTGCCCTCTGGACGTGGGGGCATTGGGGCGACTTTCAAGTAGACTGCGGTCGCGAACTTTACGTTCCACTGGAGATTCTGCGTGGCAGATTGATCTACCGGGACTTTTGGTACGATTTCGGCCCGCTCGAACCATACTTTGCTGCCCTTCTGATTAAAGTGTTTGGGCGGCATCTGTTCGTGCTGTATAGCTTCGGGCTGTTAAGTGCGATTAGTTCCGCGTTGCTGCTGCTGGAAATAGGAACAATCCTTGAAGGTCGAGCGGTGGGGTTCGCTGCTGGTTGTGCTTTGCTTATGCAGGGCTTCGCTCCGACCGTCTTCAACTATCCATTCCCGTGGAGCTACGCGGGTGTCCTCGCAATGCCCCTGAGCCTAGTGAGCGCATGGCTGGCTCTGCGCCAGGTCCGCGCGCCGAACCTCAGGAGTCTCGGCCTTGCATCGATGTTCGGGGCGCTTGCGCTGCTCTGCAAGCAGGAATTTGGCGTAGCCTGCTACGCGATGCTGGGATTCATCGTGGTCGCGGAGTCGGTGGCCGAAGGCTCACATCTGGGTTTCGCGAAACGCGCTTGTGCGTCTTTGCTCGGCTTGGCTCCCGCGTTGGCTGTGTACGCGTGGTTCTTCTGGACACTGACACCACGCTTCATGCTGCAAGATAACTGGATAGGGCTTCCGGGGACTTACTTCGCACATGTGGGCGGGCCCGAATTATATGCCGGCATTGGGCTACGTTGGAATAGGGCAGAAGTGATCTTTTTGATCATTAGCGCGGTGGGCAGCGCGATGGCGTGGCTTTGGATAGCGCGAGGGGCAATGTGGCTTCGTCGGACACTGGGCGCCTTCGGTGTTCTGATGCTGAGCCTGGCCCTAGCGATCGCTGCCGGAGCGGCGCGAATCTATTCGGCGCCCGGCCATCCATATCCAATGCTGTTGGTTCTGCTGCTGGCCTTTCCACCCGGTATGTTGTTTATAGGCTGTGGGGTGTTCGCCTACAGTGTCGCGCGAATGTTCAAGACTTGGCAGCCGAGCGTGTTGCTCGACGCCTCATTTGCGCTATTCGCGACAGTGACGGGGAGTCGAGTGTTCGCGCAGGTGTTACCGTATGGTTATAGCATTTTCTACGACGGCCCGCTTGTGCTTATGTTTTTGATGATTATCGCTAGATCGATAGATGCAACGTTTGCGTCTCTTGGAAAGTCCGACGGACGGGCCGCCGCGCGCGCAGCACTTGCGATGGAATTGCTCGTGATGATGGTGGTCCTTTTTCCCGGAAAAGATGGGCGTACGACGAGCTTGGAGACCAGTTGGGGAACCTTTCACCTGAAGGCGCCGGAAGCGACAGTTGCGCGCGAGATATTGGAGTTTGTTCAAACGCAAAAGAAAAGTGGCAAGCAGGTAACTGTGCTTCCGGAATTTCCCATGGTGTATGCATTGGCGAGAACTGAGGCTCCAAGCCGGTGGTATACGATTTTGCCTGGGTACCTGTCGCCAAAAGCTGAGTCGGAATATATTCGAGACTTGAAATCGCGCAGACCCGATTACATTATCGTCACGAATTTGTATACGGGACGGCTGGGCTATGCATATTTTGGCATTGATTATGCCAAGGAGACGTGGCGCTGGATTCAAAATAATTATCGGGAGGTAGGGCAGTTCGGACGCTTTCAACGTGGTCGCGGCAGAAAGCTGAGCGCGTTGCTTTATGAGCGGCAAAGAGTGACCGGAGGAGAGTCAGGGGTGCGTGCGGTGCGGCAGGCGGTTGGCATGTCAGGCTAAGGACGCGAGTGCGATGAGCGAGGGAGGACGGCATGTGCTGGTCACCGGCGCCGGGGGGTTCATCGGCAGGGACCTCGTGCGCAGGCTGGGTGAGGCCGGCTGGCGGGTGAGGGCGATGGTGCGCGGCGGGGCCGCGGCGCTGCAAGGCGTCGGCGGGCTCGAAGTGGTCCGCGCCGACATGCGCGACGAGGAGTCGCTGCGGCGCGCGGTCGAGGGAGCGGCGGTGGTGGTCCATCTGGCGGCCGCCAAGGCCGACGAGGCCGACAGCGAGGACGTAAACGTCAGGGGTGCGGAGCGCCTGGTGCGGGCCTGCCGCGCCAGCGGCTGCGCACGGCTCATCAATGTCAGCACGCAGTCCGCGGGAATTGCGCGAAAGGGTCTGTATGCGCGGACCAAACTCGCCGCCGAGAGAGTCTTCATTGGTTCCGGACTCCAGGTAACCAATCTGCGTCCCAGCCTGGTTTACGGCGAAGAGCAAGGCGGGGTGTTCGGCACCGTCGTCAAGTTCGTACGGCGGCTGCCGATGGTGCCGGTTCTCGGCGACGGACGCTGGCTGAGCGCCCCGATTTACGTCGGCGACGTTTCCAGAGCGATCATCGCCTGTATCGAGCACGATGCCACTATCGGCAAGACTTACCTGATCGGCGGTCCCGAGATCATCAGCTTTGACGAGCTGATCGATCGAATATGCGCCGCCCTCGGCGTGCGCCGGCGCAAGGTGCATATTCCGTTCGTGCTTTCGTTGTGGGTTGCGCGGACGATGAGGGCGATCTGGCCCGGATGCCCGATCACCGTCAGCAACGTCCTGGGCTCGAATCAGAACGTTGAGCTGGACATTGAACCCGCGCGGCGCGATTTCGGCTTCGACCCCCTGCCGCTGGAGCGCGGGCTCGAACTGGTGCTGGACGCGCGCACAAACCACGTCGGAGGCGCCAGCGGCAGCGCGGCCGACGATTTCAGGTTGATCGCCCGCTACCTGCTGGATGTTGAGCCGCCGCCCGAGCTGGTCGAACGGTACGTCGCCGCGGAGCGCAAGCTGCTGGGCGGCGAGGCATCGCCGGAGTGGGAGGCCGTGCGGCGCCATCCGCGACTGCTACCGTATCTCGACGCGGCGGCAGGCGTACTCGCGCGCCGCTCGCTGCTGCGCCGAAAGATTCTGCTTGCAGCCGCCGTGCTGGAGGCGAGCCCCGCATACGCTGATTTCTTTCTCGCCGAGGTTGACGGCCGCGCCGCGGCGGTGCTCGCGCTTTTGTGGCAAGGGGCCCGCGGCGCAATCATGTTGACTCTGGGCATGCCGCTGTTGTTTGTGATCCGCCGGCGATGACGGGAGCGGCCGTAAGTGACGCGGTCGTGGTCGGCTCAGGCGCGAGCGCGGTGCACGCCGCGCGGGCGCTGGTGGAGGCGGGGCGCAGCGTGCTGATGCTCGACGTCGGCGATCGCGACGAAACCTACGCCGGGCTGATCCCGGAGTGGCCGTTCGAGCGGATTCGCCGCGAGGACCCGCGACAGCATCGCTACTTCCTCGGCGATGAGTTCGAAGGTGTCGACCTGGCGCCGGTAGGGGCGACCTCGCAGGTAACTGCGCCGCGCCAGTACGTGTTGCGCGACCGCGAAGGGCGGGCGCGCGTCGATTCGCCGAACTTCGCCGCGCTCCAGAGTCTCGCGCTGGGCGGTCTGGCCGGGACGTGGGGGGCAGTCAGTTTCCCTTTCACCGATTTCGAATTGCAGGAGTGCGGATTGGCGGCCGCCGAGATGCGTCCGCACTACGAAGCGGTCGCCGCCCATATAGGTATCAGCGGCTGCATGAACGACGACCTCGCGCCGGTGCGCGGAGGATTGAAGGCTTTGCAGCCGCCGCTCGATCTCGATGACAACGCGCAGGCGATCTTCCGCCGCTATGAGCGCCGGCGCGCGCAGTTTCACCGGGCCGGCGCGCGCGTCGGACGCTCGCTGCTCGCGGTGCTGAGCCGGTCGCTCGGCAACCGAAAGCCGAATCCGTACCACGACATGGAGTACTGGTCGAATCCGGGCGACAGTGTGTACCGGCCGGAGTTGGATGTGCGCGAGCTGCGCGAGAAGCCGCACTTCCGCTATGAGCGCGCGCTGGTCGAACGCTTTGTCGAAACGCCCTCTGGAGAGATCGAGGTTCGCGCGGGGCTCGTCGAGGACAACCAGCCGGCAACTTTTCGCGCGCGGGCGCTGGTCCTGGCGGCGGGCGCGCTGGGCAGCGCGCGTATCGTCTTGCGTTCGCTGGCAGAGTTCGAAAAACCGGTGCCGCTCACCTGCAACAGTCACGTTTACGTGCCGTGCCTGATACCCGCACGACTGGGGCACCGGTCAAGCCGGCGGCGCCACAGCCTGGCGCAGCTCACGATGATCTACGGCCCGGCCGGCGAGCCGCAGCGGTTCGTTCAGGCGCAGTACTATCCCTACGGCTCGCTGCTCGTCTACCGCCTGCTGAAGGAGTCGCCGCTCGCGCACCGCGAGTCGCTGCGCATACTTCGTCTGCTGGCGCCCGCCTTCGGCATCTGGCTGATTCAGCATGAGGACGGCCAGAGCCCGGGCAAGTTTGCCAGGCTGCGGCCGCGGGGCGAGGGACGCGACGTGATGGAGGTGAACTTCGCGCTGCCCGAGGACCAGCAGAGGCGTCAGAGAAGGGACGAAGCGGTTATGCTGCGGCTGATGCGCCGTTTGGGATGCTGGCCGCTGCGGCGGACATACGCGATTCACGGCTCCAGCGCCCATTACGCAAGCACGCTGCCGTTCAGCGACCAGCCGCGGCCGCTGACGACCCATCGGTCCGGCCTTCTCCACGGCACCAATTCGGTTTATGTCGCGGACGGCGCGGCGTTTCGCTGTCTGCCCGCCAAAGGCCTGACGTTTACGCTGATGGCCAACGCCAGACGCGTAGGGTCGCAGGTAGCCAGGAGTCTGAAGGCAGGTTAAGCATTTTTTTGCCGAACGCGCCGGACCGAAGATCGCAAAAAACCGGGCTTAGCGCGTCGGGAAATCGAGGAAGCTGACGAGGAAGGCGGAAAGGATGGTCTGGAAGCCGAGCGCGGTCAGCGTCGCGCCGGGCACGACGAAGCGCATCGTGTGGGCGTAATCGAGAAGGCCGAAGTCAACCAGCCGCCACTGATTTACTGCCATCGCGAGCAGCGCCAGGCCGCTAACCAGCGCACAGGCCGCGATTACCAGTCCCAACTCCACATTGAACCGGCTCAGGAAACGCCGCAGACGCGGGTCGTCGGGCAGCATCCCTTCCTTGATCGCCAGGGCCTTGGCGAAGACCCCGAAGAAAATCGACTGATAGCCGCACAGCAGCGCCAGCGTGCCGAACAGCAGCGTGTGAGCGTCGAACCTGACGCCGTGGAGCTCCATGCCGGGCATCGCCAGCCCATAGGCGATGAGACCGAAAACCATAAGGGCCGCACCGGGAAGCAGAAAAAGCCGGCGAGGGTTGGAGACCAGGAAAAAGCGCAGCGTGCGCCATCCATCACGAAACGTCTTCAGATGGGGCGCATGCGCCTGGCGGCCGTCCTTGTGGAGCGTGATTGGAACCTCGGCGGCCCGCGCACCGAGCAGCGACGACTTGATAATCATTTCGGTCGCAAATTCCATCCCGGTGCAGCGCTGCGCCAGCCGCAGGTAGAGTTCCTTGGTAAAGCCGCGCATCCCGCAATAGATGTCGTGGATGGTCGACTTGAACCAGCGGCGCGCGATCGCGGAAAAGAACGGGTTGCCAATCCAGCGATGCAGAACAGGCATCGCCCCCGGCATCACCTTGCCACCGCCCGCCGGCAGCCGGCATCCCTGGACCAGCTCGTAGCCCTCGCGCAGCTTGTCGAGAAAGGCGGGGATTTCCTCGAAGTCGTAGCTGCCGTCGGCGTCGCCCATCACGATGAACTTGCCGCGCGCCGCCGCGATACCGCCCATCAGGGCGTTGCCATATCCTCGCTCGGCGACGGGAACCACCCGCACACCCATCGCGCGTGCGATTTCGACCGAGCCGTCGGTGCTGCCGTTGTCGGCGATGATGATCTCACCGTCGACGCGCGCCTTTCGCAGGCCGCGTTGCGCCCGCTCGATACAGCCGGCCAGAGTGTCCGCCTCGTTGAGGCAGGGTATGACGACGCTCAGCTCGACCTCGGCCGCGGCCGGCGAGCGGCCGTCGCGCTCCGCTGGGGACTCGAGCGTTAGCCGTGCGAATTTGGCTGCGCCGACCGCCATCGTCCTGCTCCTCGGCAGTAGTCGCTCAAAGCAAGGTAAGCCGGGCTTGCCCGCTTCGTTCAACGCATGTTTTTATCAGTTTTGGCATCAAACTGGAAGTCATAAGATTCAGCCGCTAAACTGAACCTCCTCGGGGGCTGTCGATTGCGCTTCGGCGACGTTAGATTGTGGTCGGGCCGGTGGAGATGTCCAAGGTACGATCCTCGCCAGCGGGCAGCAGGCCGCTGCTGGGTGCTAAACCTGATTTGGTCCGCAGGCTGATTCTTACGATCGCACTCGTTGCAGCCGGATGCGGGGCGGGGCCGCAAAGCGCCCAAGTGAACGAGCTCGGCGCCCGCGTCGCCGCCGGGCGCGATACCCATCCGACCGAGCATATCCCGGGGCCGAAGCCGCCGCCGCCGGTCGTGCGAAGCACTATCAGCTCGCCCTACGCGATCGCCGCGGGCGCCGACGGAGTCTGGTTCACCGAGTACAGCGTGGCGGCTATCGGCGAGCTGGCGCGGGACGGAACGGTCAAGCTGGTCGAGCTCGATCGCGACGGCTTCCCCGAGCGGCTGACGGTCGCGCGCGACGGCGCGCTCTGGTTTACCGATCCGCGCGGCAACCGGATCGGGCGTATCTTTTCCGGCGGACAGCGCGCCGACTATTATCCGCTGCCGACGCCGGAGGCCGGACCGGCCGGGATCGCCGCGGCGCACGACGGCGCGATCTGGTTTACCGAGCACGCCGCCGAGCGCATCGGGATGTTCGTTCCGCCCGGCGCGGACCGCCGTGCGCCGGGCGCTCACGGCTTTAAGGAGTTCGTCCTGCCCAACGGCGGCGGACCCGCGGGAATCGTCGCCGTGGGTGACAGCGTGTGGTTCGCTGAAAATTCCAGCAACAAGATTGGCAGGCTGACCTTTCCCGCCGACGCGGCGAAGCCGCGGATCGCCGAATTTCTGCTCCCCGTTCCGGACAGCCATCCCAACGGCGTCGCCGCCGCCGCCGACGGCAGCGTGTACTTCACTGAACTCGCCGCGAATCGCATCGGACGGGTCACTCCGCAAGGCCGGATCGAGGAGCTGGTGATGCCGGTCAACGCTCCCGCGCTCGACATCGCAGCCGGCCCCGACGGCGCGGTCTGGATGACGGTGCCGAAGGCGCATGCGTTGTGCCGCTATCGTCCGGGCGCGCCAGTCCGCGCCTTCTTCCTGCCGCAGACGGCCACGCCCGCCTTTATCACTGCCGGCGCCGACGGCAATCTCTACTTTACCGAGCCGAGCGGCAAAATCGGGCGCTTCACGCCGGCCGGGATGCTCACCGAGATCGAGACTTCGGGCGGGGAGAACGCTTCCGCGCGCTGAGGCGCGAATCAAAATCTCATCGGCTGCTCCGCGCTGACGCGCGGGACTGTTGCGGCGCGCAAAGTTTGCGCTATAAGCGGACAGT encodes:
- a CDS encoding NAD-dependent epimerase/dehydratase family protein; amino-acid sequence: MSEGGRHVLVTGAGGFIGRDLVRRLGEAGWRVRAMVRGGAAALQGVGGLEVVRADMRDEESLRRAVEGAAVVVHLAAAKADEADSEDVNVRGAERLVRACRASGCARLINVSTQSAGIARKGLYARTKLAAERVFIGSGLQVTNLRPSLVYGEEQGGVFGTVVKFVRRLPMVPVLGDGRWLSAPIYVGDVSRAIIACIEHDATIGKTYLIGGPEIISFDELIDRICAALGVRRRKVHIPFVLSLWVARTMRAIWPGCPITVSNVLGSNQNVELDIEPARRDFGFDPLPLERGLELVLDARTNHVGGASGSAADDFRLIARYLLDVEPPPELVERYVAAERKLLGGEASPEWEAVRRHPRLLPYLDAAAGVLARRSLLRRKILLAAAVLEASPAYADFFLAEVDGRAAAVLALLWQGARGAIMLTLGMPLLFVIRRR
- a CDS encoding glycosyltransferase family 2 protein; this translates as MAVGAAKFARLTLESPAERDGRSPAAAEVELSVVIPCLNEADTLAGCIERAQRGLRKARVDGEIIIADNGSTDGSVEIARAMGVRVVPVAERGYGNALMGGIAAARGKFIVMGDADGSYDFEEIPAFLDKLREGYELVQGCRLPAGGGKVMPGAMPVLHRWIGNPFFSAIARRWFKSTIHDIYCGMRGFTKELYLRLAQRCTGMEFATEMIIKSSLLGARAAEVPITLHKDGRQAHAPHLKTFRDGWRTLRFFLVSNPRRLFLLPGAALMVFGLIAYGLAMPGMELHGVRFDAHTLLFGTLALLCGYQSIFFGVFAKALAIKEGMLPDDPRLRRFLSRFNVELGLVIAACALVSGLALLAMAVNQWRLVDFGLLDYAHTMRFVVPGATLTALGFQTILSAFLVSFLDFPTR
- a CDS encoding glycosyltransferase family 9 protein, producing MTHRNRIVADRLLGVPAAFMFNGLARALGALMRRDHSMTANNVRRVIVAKLLGMGSILQATPLLRALKRRYPNARLTFVTMRSNQELVKRLEWVDEVVTLDDRNVLAMAITTLRAVARLIRLRADLYFDLEVYSAFASLLALWAATRNRIGFYRHSTAFKNGIYTHLVFFNTRMPVRRLYLQLGRVAGLPAGEPDTIGPIRVDEADRAGAQRVLSQLPHWQMGRPYIVINPNASDLLLERRWPGDYVVETIRRLVASDQRVVLIGARDEQPYVQGLVERLPAETRLGVANTAGKLTLGELLALLDGAACVLTNDSGPMHMAFALGRPTVCLFGPADPDHYGQKLPNVETLYMPVFCSPCLYEADQPPCRGENVCMQRIRPELVIHVVTRLTSNGICEARTLAHEHSPDIPVVSETPSGNPLGVVVRASLRSADVSG